One Jeotgalicoccus saudimassiliensis DNA window includes the following coding sequences:
- the whiA gene encoding DNA-binding protein WhiA: MSFASEMKNELTRIEVDECCMKSELSALIKMNGAVSYFDGQWVVNVQTENAAIARRIFSLIKNVYKIEIDLLVRKKMKLKKNNVYICRIKNETKDVLADLRIFSGGVLTNTVTDEIKKKECCRRSYLRGAFLAGGSVNNPETSAYHLEIGSLYEEHAQEITDMMNSYALNAKYIDRKRGYIIYLKEAEKIAEFLSLIGGYQALLKFEDIRIVRDMRNSVNRLVNCETANLNKTINAAMRQVENIKFIDAEIGIDELPERLREVARIRVEHQDMTLKEIGEAVSTGTISKSGINHRLRKLDEIADKLRAGEEMVF, from the coding sequence ATGTCATTTGCTTCCGAAATGAAAAATGAATTAACGAGAATTGAAGTGGATGAGTGCTGCATGAAGAGTGAACTGTCCGCACTGATTAAAATGAACGGTGCAGTCAGTTACTTTGACGGCCAGTGGGTCGTAAACGTCCAGACGGAAAACGCTGCGATTGCACGCCGTATTTTCTCGTTAATCAAAAATGTATATAAAATAGAAATCGATCTCCTCGTGAGAAAAAAGATGAAGCTGAAAAAGAACAACGTTTATATTTGCCGCATTAAAAATGAAACGAAAGACGTGCTGGCGGATTTACGAATCTTCTCAGGCGGTGTGCTGACAAATACAGTAACCGATGAAATTAAAAAGAAAGAATGCTGCAGAAGAAGTTATTTAAGAGGCGCATTTTTAGCCGGAGGTTCCGTGAACAATCCGGAAACATCAGCATATCACCTGGAAATCGGTTCGCTTTATGAAGAACACGCACAGGAAATAACGGATATGATGAACAGCTATGCGCTGAACGCTAAATACATCGACCGTAAACGCGGCTATATTATTTACCTGAAAGAAGCGGAGAAGATTGCGGAATTCCTGAGTCTGATCGGCGGCTACCAGGCGCTGTTAAAATTCGAGGACATCCGTATCGTCAGAGACATGCGTAACTCAGTAAACCGTCTTGTGAACTGTGAAACAGCAAACTTAAACAAAACGATTAACGCAGCAATGCGTCAGGTGGAAAACATAAAATTTATCGATGCGGAGATCGGTATCGATGAACTGCCTGAGCGCCTGCGGGAAGTTGCGCGCATTCGCGTTGAACATCAGGACATGACATTAAAAGAAATCGGGGAAGCCGTCTCGACCGGCACGATTTCAAAATCAGGTATCAATCACCGTTTGAGAAAGCTCGATGAAATCGCAGATAAACTGCGTGCCGGCGAGGAAATGGTGTTTTAA